The proteins below come from a single Streptomyces spongiicola genomic window:
- a CDS encoding amidohydrolase, which translates to MSESAPQAEHRTVLLRGGEVHSPADPFATAMVVERGHVAWVGSEGAADAFAPGVDEVVDLEGALVTPAFVDAHVHTTATGLALTGLDLSTAASLAEAAERIRAYAGARPADRILIGHGWDATRWPEQRPLGREELDGLTGGRPLYLTRIDVHSALVTTAMLDLVPGVRSTSGFRDGEPLTGAAHHAVRSAAYSSVSPGQRAEAQRAALRHAASLGIGTVHECGGPDISSEDDFTGLLGTAADGPGPRVVGYWADTDVERARALGAAGAAGDLFADGSLGSHTACLNEPYADAAHAGAAHLDAAAVAAHVTACTEAGLQAGFHAIGDRAIGNVVSGLRAAASALGPARIRAARHRVEHAEMLTPETVAAFAEFGLTASVQPAFDAAWGGDTGMYARRLGIERARTLNPYAALLRAGVPLAFGSDSPVTPVGPWGAVRAAAFHRTPEHRISVRAAFTAHTRGGWRAVGRDDGGALVPGAPADYAVWRTGDLVVQAPDDRVARWSTDPRSGTPGLPDLTPGNPLPECLRTVVGGRTVHVRPGE; encoded by the coding sequence ATGAGTGAGAGCGCGCCCCAGGCCGAACACCGCACCGTGCTGCTGCGCGGCGGGGAAGTCCACAGCCCCGCCGACCCCTTCGCCACCGCGATGGTCGTCGAGCGCGGTCACGTCGCCTGGGTGGGTTCCGAGGGCGCCGCGGACGCCTTCGCCCCGGGCGTGGACGAGGTGGTGGACCTCGAGGGGGCCCTCGTCACCCCGGCCTTCGTGGACGCGCACGTCCACACCACCGCGACGGGCCTCGCACTCACCGGACTCGACCTCTCCACCGCCGCCTCGCTCGCCGAGGCGGCGGAACGCATCCGGGCGTACGCCGGGGCGCGGCCCGCCGACCGCATCCTCATCGGACACGGCTGGGACGCCACCCGCTGGCCCGAGCAGCGGCCGCTCGGCAGGGAGGAACTGGACGGGCTCACCGGAGGCCGCCCGCTCTACCTCACCCGGATCGATGTCCATTCCGCCCTGGTCACCACAGCGATGCTCGACCTCGTGCCCGGGGTCCGGAGCACGAGCGGCTTCCGCGACGGCGAGCCGCTCACCGGCGCGGCGCACCACGCCGTACGCTCCGCCGCTTACTCCTCGGTCTCGCCCGGTCAGCGGGCCGAGGCCCAGCGGGCCGCCCTGCGGCACGCCGCCTCCCTCGGTATCGGCACCGTCCACGAGTGCGGCGGGCCCGACATCTCCTCCGAGGACGACTTCACCGGACTCCTCGGGACGGCCGCGGACGGCCCGGGGCCGCGGGTCGTGGGGTACTGGGCCGACACGGACGTGGAGCGGGCCCGTGCCCTCGGAGCCGCCGGCGCGGCCGGAGACCTCTTCGCCGACGGCTCGCTCGGCTCGCACACCGCCTGCCTGAACGAGCCGTACGCAGACGCCGCGCACGCCGGTGCCGCCCATCTCGACGCGGCCGCCGTCGCCGCCCATGTCACCGCGTGCACCGAGGCCGGGCTCCAGGCCGGCTTCCACGCCATCGGCGACCGCGCGATCGGCAACGTCGTCTCGGGTCTCAGGGCCGCTGCGAGCGCCCTCGGCCCGGCCCGGATCCGGGCCGCCCGCCACCGGGTCGAGCATGCCGAGATGCTCACCCCGGAAACGGTCGCCGCGTTCGCCGAGTTCGGTCTGACCGCCTCGGTGCAGCCCGCGTTCGACGCGGCCTGGGGCGGCGACACCGGGATGTACGCCCGGCGCCTGGGCATCGAACGGGCGCGCACCCTCAATCCGTACGCCGCCCTGCTGCGCGCCGGGGTCCCGCTCGCCTTCGGCTCGGACAGCCCGGTCACCCCCGTGGGCCCATGGGGGGCCGTCAGGGCCGCCGCCTTCCACCGCACCCCCGAGCACCGGATCTCCGTACGCGCCGCCTTCACCGCGCACACCCGGGGGGGCTGGCGCGCCGTCGGCCGCGACGACGGGGGCGCGCTGGTGCCCGGAGCGCCCGCGGACTACGCGGTCTGGCGCACCGGCGACCTCGTGGTCCAGGCACCGGACGACCGGGTCGCCCGCTGGTCCACCGACCCCCGCTCCGGCACCCCCGGCCTGCCCGATCTCACTCCCGGAAACCCCCTTCCGGAGTGCCTGCGGACCGTGGTCGGCGGACGTACGGTCCATGTGCGGCCGGGCGAGTGA
- a CDS encoding Lrp/AsnC family transcriptional regulator produces the protein MEELDRQIVELLVRDGRMSYTDLGRATGLSTSAVHQRVRRLEQRGVIRGYAAVVDPEEVGLPLTAFISVKPFDPSAPDDIAERLADVPEIEACHSVAGDENYILKVRVGTPLELEELLGQIRTLAGVSTRTTVVLSTPYEARPPRI, from the coding sequence ATGGAGGAGCTGGATCGTCAGATCGTCGAGTTGCTCGTCAGGGACGGGCGCATGAGCTACACCGATCTGGGCAGGGCTACGGGCCTGTCCACCTCGGCGGTGCACCAGCGGGTGCGCCGGCTCGAGCAGCGGGGCGTCATCCGGGGATACGCCGCCGTCGTCGACCCCGAGGAGGTCGGCCTGCCCCTGACCGCGTTCATCTCGGTGAAACCCTTCGACCCGAGCGCCCCCGACGACATCGCCGAGCGGCTGGCGGACGTGCCCGAGATCGAGGCCTGCCACAGCGTCGCCGGCGACGAGAACTACATCCTCAAGGTCCGCGTCGGCACCCCGCTCGAGCTGGAGGAGCTGCTCGGCCAGATCCGCACGCTCGCCGGCGTCTCCACCCGCACGACCGTGGTGCTCTCCACCCCGTACGAGGCACGGCCGCCGCGAATCTAG
- a CDS encoding acyl-CoA dehydrogenase family protein, translating into MPDRAPQPVDRTLPTEEAGDLIALVREIVQREIAPRAAEEEEAGRFPRELFSLLSESGLLGLPYDSEYGGGDQPYEVYLQVLEELAGARLTVGLGVSVHSLACHALAGYGTKEQRAEHLAGMLGGGLLGAYCLSEPSSGSDAASLRTRAERDGADWVITGTKAWITHGGIADFYTVLARTGGEGARGISAFLVPGDAEGLSAAAPEKKMGMKGSPTAQLHFDGVRVPDARRVGDEGQGFAIALSALDSGRLGIAACAIGVAQAALDESLSYATGRRQFGRPIADFQGLRFMLADMATKVEAGRALYLAAARLRDRGLPFSKEAAMAKLFCTDTAMQVATDAVQVLGGYGYTADFPVERLMREAKVLQIVEGTNQIQRMVIARHLAGPESR; encoded by the coding sequence ATGCCCGACCGCGCCCCGCAGCCGGTGGACCGCACACTGCCCACCGAGGAGGCCGGGGATCTGATCGCCCTGGTCCGTGAGATCGTCCAGCGGGAGATCGCTCCACGCGCGGCCGAGGAGGAGGAAGCGGGCCGCTTCCCGCGCGAACTGTTCTCCCTGCTCTCCGAGTCGGGACTGCTCGGTCTCCCCTACGACTCCGAGTACGGCGGGGGCGACCAGCCCTACGAGGTCTATCTGCAGGTCCTCGAGGAACTTGCCGGGGCCCGCCTCACCGTCGGCCTCGGCGTCAGCGTCCACTCCCTCGCCTGCCACGCGCTCGCCGGCTACGGGACCAAGGAGCAGCGTGCCGAGCACCTCGCCGGGATGCTCGGCGGGGGTCTGCTCGGCGCGTACTGCCTCTCCGAGCCGTCGTCCGGCTCGGACGCGGCCTCCCTGCGCACCAGGGCCGAGCGCGACGGCGCCGACTGGGTCATCACCGGGACCAAGGCATGGATCACCCACGGCGGGATCGCCGACTTCTACACCGTGCTGGCCCGGACCGGGGGCGAGGGCGCCCGCGGTATCTCGGCGTTCCTGGTGCCGGGTGACGCGGAGGGACTGAGCGCGGCCGCGCCCGAGAAGAAGATGGGCATGAAGGGCTCGCCCACCGCGCAGCTCCACTTCGACGGTGTGCGCGTTCCCGACGCCCGCCGTGTCGGCGACGAGGGGCAGGGCTTCGCCATCGCGCTCTCCGCTCTCGACTCGGGGCGCCTCGGCATCGCCGCCTGCGCGATCGGTGTGGCGCAGGCCGCTCTCGACGAGTCGCTCTCCTATGCCACCGGCAGGCGGCAGTTCGGCCGCCCCATCGCCGACTTCCAGGGCCTGCGCTTCATGCTCGCCGACATGGCCACCAAGGTCGAGGCGGGCCGTGCGCTGTACCTCGCCGCCGCACGGCTGCGCGACCGGGGCCTGCCGTTCTCGAAGGAGGCGGCGATGGCCAAGCTGTTCTGCACCGACACGGCGATGCAGGTGGCCACGGACGCCGTGCAGGTCCTCGGCGGTTACGGCTACACCGCGGACTTCCCCGTGGAGCGGCTGATGCGCGAGGCGAAGGTGCTGCAGATCGTCGAGGGCACCAACCAGATCCAGCGGATGGTCATCGCCCGTCACCTCGCCGGGCCGGAGTCCCGCTGA
- a CDS encoding SCO1431 family membrane protein — protein MNTTMITNPNPNPNPNATMTTTTTMNATMNATMATATATATATAGRSRTGGPGDDGPKIVEHALGWLLVVVLAMLVTRAGLL, from the coding sequence GTGAACACGACCATGATCACGAACCCGAACCCGAACCCGAACCCGAACGCGACCATGACCACGACCACGACCATGAACGCGACCATGAACGCGACCATGGCCACCGCCACCGCCACCGCCACCGCCACCGCCGGTCGGTCCCGCACCGGGGGCCCCGGGGACGACGGCCCCAAGATCGTCGAACACGCCCTGGGGTGGCTCCTGGTGGTGGTGCTCGCGATGCTCGTCACTCGCGCGGGTCTGCTCTGA
- a CDS encoding uridine kinase family protein, with protein MSRPLPLDRAATGLRALPPSCGPVRLVAVDGHAGSGKSTFAGLLAEALGGVPVLHLDDLATHDELFSWTGRLLGQVIGPWSRGHGALYRPYDWELRRFGPPRGLPAAPLVLVEGVGAGRRALRPHLAGLLWMERDPRASWMRGRRRDGPGLAGFWDTWTAAESRHFAGDPSRPFADTLIRESPEGYEWLPGPGATAGANHLLTQCDQFRPLTGRPGIHPAGSANSA; from the coding sequence ATGAGCCGCCCGCTGCCACTCGACCGTGCCGCCACCGGACTGCGCGCGCTGCCGCCGTCCTGCGGTCCGGTCCGGCTGGTCGCCGTGGACGGCCACGCGGGCTCCGGCAAGAGCACCTTCGCGGGCCTGCTCGCCGAGGCCCTCGGCGGGGTGCCGGTGCTCCATCTCGACGACCTCGCCACCCACGACGAACTCTTCTCCTGGACCGGCCGCCTGCTCGGGCAGGTGATCGGTCCGTGGTCCCGGGGGCACGGCGCGCTCTACCGCCCCTACGACTGGGAGCTGCGCCGCTTCGGGCCTCCGCGCGGCCTGCCCGCCGCGCCGCTCGTCCTCGTCGAGGGGGTGGGCGCGGGCCGCCGCGCGCTGCGGCCCCATCTGGCCGGGCTGCTGTGGATGGAGCGGGACCCACGGGCATCGTGGATGCGCGGCCGGCGCCGGGACGGGCCGGGGCTCGCGGGTTTCTGGGACACCTGGACGGCCGCCGAGAGCCGGCACTTCGCGGGCGATCCCTCGCGGCCCTTCGCCGACACCCTGATACGCGAGTCGCCCGAGGGGTACGAGTGGCTGCCGGGGCCCGGAGCGACAGCAGGGGCGAACCATCTCCTCACTCAGTGTGACCAGTTCCGACCCCTTACCGGGCGGCCGGGAATCCACCCCGCCGGGTCCGCCAACTCTGCTTGA
- a CDS encoding AAA family ATPase codes for MDIGAQGSPAPADLAWVRGVDAYTMGAYPQAEEEFRTAVRIDPGMADGWLGLHALRADTTTALLRMYRSRERFGEQRARHRRTLNSWYWLGWWVQPVLESPRDLLLAHASHWLDGRHVPELDRALAGLPPVDADPQVRFLHACRAYLVKDWDQLVRHTEPLVDDPLLGIESGLFAGMARVRLEMYGQAEPMLAAALMRCRSEQPQRKELRYWLARAHEGTGRSAAALPLYRAVHRVDPAFMDTSARLAAINDYDGLDGTDEAAGLAAVSLAGAGAGMGQEAADPPPSEGEPPFVPEPRYAGEPQPPPGAPVPAAAGPADRAREEAGNPSRAAPRFPAGPTDPVLLAEALAELERMVGLEPVKRQVKALSAQLNMARLRAGQGLPVQPPKRHFVFSGPSGTGKTTVARILGRVFYALGLLGGDHLVEAQRSDLVGEFLGQTAVKANELIDSALGGVLFVDEAYALSNTGYSKGDAYGDEALQVLLKRAEDNRDHLVVILAGYPEGMDRLLATNPGLSSRFTTRVDFPSYRPLELTAIGEVLAAANGDGWDEEAVDELRSISGHVVDQGWIDELGNGRFLRTLYEKSCAYRDLRLSGYPGTPTRDDLATLRLPDLMQAYGEVLSGRGPRDRGPQDFGGP; via the coding sequence ATGGACATCGGCGCGCAGGGCTCACCGGCCCCGGCCGACCTCGCCTGGGTGCGCGGCGTGGACGCCTACACCATGGGCGCCTACCCGCAGGCGGAGGAGGAGTTCAGGACCGCGGTGCGGATCGATCCCGGGATGGCCGACGGCTGGCTCGGACTGCACGCCCTGCGGGCGGACACCACCACCGCGCTGCTGCGGATGTACCGGAGCCGGGAGCGCTTCGGCGAGCAGCGGGCCCGCCACCGCCGCACGCTGAACTCCTGGTACTGGCTGGGCTGGTGGGTACAGCCCGTGCTGGAGAGCCCGCGCGACCTGCTGCTCGCGCACGCCTCGCACTGGCTCGACGGCCGCCATGTGCCGGAGCTGGACCGGGCGCTGGCCGGGCTGCCGCCGGTCGACGCCGACCCGCAGGTCCGGTTTCTGCACGCGTGCCGGGCCTATCTGGTCAAGGACTGGGATCAGCTGGTGCGGCACACCGAGCCGCTCGTCGACGATCCGCTGCTCGGCATCGAGTCCGGTCTGTTCGCCGGTATGGCCCGGGTGCGGCTGGAGATGTACGGGCAGGCCGAGCCGATGCTCGCCGCCGCGCTGATGCGCTGCCGCAGCGAGCAGCCCCAGCGCAAGGAACTCCGCTACTGGCTGGCCCGCGCCCATGAGGGCACCGGCCGCAGCGCTGCCGCACTGCCGCTGTACCGGGCCGTGCACCGGGTGGATCCGGCGTTCATGGACACCTCGGCGCGGCTCGCCGCGATCAACGACTACGACGGCCTCGACGGGACGGACGAGGCCGCGGGACTGGCCGCCGTCTCACTGGCGGGCGCGGGAGCGGGGATGGGGCAGGAGGCGGCGGACCCCCCGCCGTCCGAGGGGGAACCTCCCTTCGTGCCCGAACCGCGCTACGCCGGGGAGCCCCAGCCGCCGCCGGGGGCGCCGGTCCCGGCCGCCGCGGGCCCGGCCGACCGGGCGCGCGAGGAGGCGGGAAACCCCTCCCGCGCGGCGCCCCGGTTCCCGGCCGGGCCCACCGATCCGGTGCTGCTCGCCGAAGCGCTCGCGGAACTGGAGCGGATGGTGGGCCTGGAGCCGGTGAAGCGTCAGGTGAAGGCGCTCTCCGCACAGCTGAACATGGCCAGGCTGCGGGCCGGGCAGGGCCTGCCCGTCCAGCCCCCGAAGCGGCACTTCGTCTTCTCCGGCCCCTCCGGCACGGGCAAGACGACCGTGGCCCGCATCCTCGGCCGGGTCTTCTACGCGCTCGGGCTGCTGGGCGGCGACCATCTGGTCGAGGCGCAGCGCTCCGACCTCGTGGGGGAGTTCCTGGGGCAGACCGCGGTGAAGGCCAACGAGCTGATCGACTCGGCCCTCGGCGGCGTGCTGTTCGTGGACGAGGCGTACGCGCTCTCCAACACCGGCTACAGCAAGGGCGACGCGTACGGCGACGAGGCGCTCCAGGTGCTGCTGAAGCGGGCGGAGGACAACCGGGACCATCTGGTGGTCATCCTCGCCGGCTATCCGGAGGGCATGGACCGGCTGCTCGCCACCAACCCGGGGCTTTCCTCGCGGTTCACCACCCGGGTCGACTTCCCCTCGTACCGGCCGCTGGAGCTGACCGCGATCGGCGAGGTGCTGGCGGCGGCGAACGGCGACGGGTGGGACGAGGAGGCGGTGGACGAGCTGCGGTCGATCAGCGGCCATGTGGTGGACCAGGGCTGGATCGACGAGCTGGGCAACGGCCGCTTTCTGCGCACGCTCTACGAGAAGAGCTGCGCCTACCGGGACCTGCGGCTCTCGGGGTACCCGGGCACACCGACGCGGGACGACCTGGCGACGCTGCGGCTGCCCGACCTGATGCAGGCGTACGGAGAGGTGCTGTCGGGCCGGGGCCCGCGGGACCGCGGGCCGCAGGACTTCGGCGGACCGTGA
- a CDS encoding hemolysin family protein produces MSVLQLLFALLLVLANGFFVGAEFALVSVRRSQVEPLAARGSSRARQVLHGLENLPQMMAAAQFGITVCSLTLGAVAEPTVAHLLEPVFHALRVPEGLVHPLGYVIALAAVVFLHLVVGEMLPKNLAMAAPEKTALWLSPALVGFARLCRPVTAALGACSRLVLGLFRVEPKDEVEAVFTSDQLGRLVEDAGQAGLLDAEEQERLEDALELGSRPVTDVLIARSCLVTVPPSVTPGEIEELTVRTGYSRFPVRGEGDGRFMGYLHVKDVLELDDGERAVPQHVWRPMATLRSELPLDDALTVMRRAATHLAQVADASGRVLGLVALEDVLEMLVGEVRDPAHRPPPPAAVPARGPTRTAARQSGLMTDPPHQQDARSHRPSPSRV; encoded by the coding sequence GTGAGCGTCCTCCAGCTGCTGTTCGCGCTGCTCCTGGTGCTCGCCAACGGCTTCTTCGTCGGCGCGGAGTTCGCGCTCGTGTCGGTACGCCGCAGCCAGGTGGAGCCGCTCGCCGCCCGGGGCTCCTCCCGGGCCCGGCAGGTCCTGCACGGGCTGGAGAACCTGCCGCAGATGATGGCCGCGGCCCAGTTCGGCATCACCGTCTGCTCGCTGACCCTGGGAGCCGTCGCCGAGCCGACCGTGGCGCACCTGCTGGAGCCGGTGTTCCACGCCCTGCGCGTACCCGAGGGGCTGGTCCACCCGCTCGGCTATGTGATCGCCCTCGCCGCCGTCGTCTTCCTCCATCTCGTGGTCGGCGAGATGCTGCCGAAGAACCTGGCGATGGCCGCCCCGGAGAAGACCGCGCTCTGGCTCAGCCCCGCGCTGGTCGGCTTCGCCCGGCTGTGCCGCCCGGTGACCGCCGCGCTCGGCGCCTGCTCCCGGCTGGTACTCGGGCTCTTCCGGGTCGAGCCGAAGGACGAGGTCGAAGCCGTCTTCACCAGCGACCAGCTGGGCCGGCTGGTCGAGGACGCCGGTCAGGCCGGACTCCTCGACGCGGAGGAGCAGGAACGCCTCGAAGACGCCCTGGAGCTGGGCAGCCGCCCCGTGACGGACGTCCTGATCGCGCGCTCCTGCCTGGTCACGGTGCCGCCCTCGGTGACCCCGGGGGAGATCGAGGAGCTTACCGTCCGCACCGGCTACTCCCGCTTCCCCGTGCGCGGTGAGGGAGACGGCCGGTTCATGGGCTACCTCCACGTCAAAGACGTACTGGAGCTCGACGACGGCGAGCGGGCCGTGCCGCAGCACGTCTGGCGCCCCATGGCCACGCTGAGGTCGGAGCTGCCGCTCGACGACGCGCTCACCGTGATGCGCCGGGCGGCCACCCATCTGGCGCAGGTCGCCGACGCCTCGGGACGCGTCCTGGGCCTCGTCGCCCTGGAGGACGTCCTCGAGATGCTGGTGGGCGAGGTGCGCGATCCCGCCCACCGCCCGCCGCCACCGGCCGCGGTGCCCGCACGGGGCCCCACCCGCACGGCTGCCCGCCAGAGCGGTCTGATGACCGATCCGCCGCACCAGCAGGACGCGCGCTCGCACCGGCCGAGCCCGAGCAGGGTCTGA